In one Buchnera aphidicola (Pemphigus immunis) genomic region, the following are encoded:
- the ilvD gene encoding dihydroxy-acid dehydratase, producing MPKYRSSITTHGRHMSGARALWKATGMTDADFNKPIIAIVNSFTEFVPGHIHLRELGKIVAKEIQISGGVSKEFNTIAIDDGIAMGHSGMLYSLPSRELIADSVEYMINSHCADAMVCISNCDKITPGMLMAALRLNIPSIFVSGGPMESGKTIINQKNKKLDLVDAIMYSANPTISEKIIKKIENSACPTCGSCSGLFTANSMNCLTEAIGLALPGNGTLLATHIDRKKLFLKAGKLIVELTERYYKKNDFSALPRNIANKKAFHNAMTLDIAMGGSTNTILHLLASAQEGNIDFNIKDIDLLSKKTPHICKIAPSSSLYHMEDLHRAGGVMGILGELNRANLIYTEIKNVLNLTLEETLKKYDVMSTQSKKVIKMFKAAPMGIKTQIPFSQDARWNSIDTNRKTGCIRSYRHSYSKDGGLAILYGNIAKNGCIVKTAGVNKDNLVFQGFAKVYESQEEAIEAILNKKVVAGNVVVIRYEGPKGGPGMQEMLYPTTYLKSMNLDKSCALITDGRFSGGTAGLSIGHISPEAANKGLIALVKNGDLISINIPNRSIELHITNEELYSRTNKEISRGQYAYTPKSRIRSISCALQTYAYFATSADKGAVRDKKKLLIT from the coding sequence ATGCCAAAATACCGTTCTAGTATCACTACTCATGGACGACATATGTCAGGAGCAAGAGCTTTATGGAAAGCTACAGGAATGACAGATGCAGATTTTAATAAACCTATTATAGCAATTGTAAATTCATTTACAGAATTTGTTCCCGGTCATATACATCTTCGTGAATTAGGGAAAATAGTAGCTAAAGAAATTCAAATATCAGGAGGAGTATCAAAAGAATTTAATACTATTGCTATAGATGATGGAATTGCAATGGGTCATTCTGGAATGCTATATTCATTACCTTCACGAGAATTAATAGCAGATTCTGTAGAGTACATGATTAACTCCCATTGTGCAGATGCTATGGTTTGTATTTCCAATTGTGACAAAATTACACCCGGTATGTTAATGGCTGCATTAAGACTCAATATTCCATCTATATTTGTATCAGGTGGACCAATGGAATCTGGAAAAACTATTATTAATCAAAAAAATAAAAAATTAGATTTAGTAGATGCAATAATGTATAGTGCTAATCCTACGATATCTGAAAAAATAATAAAAAAAATAGAAAATTCTGCTTGCCCTACGTGTGGATCTTGTTCTGGTTTATTTACAGCAAATTCTATGAATTGTTTAACTGAAGCTATAGGTTTAGCTTTGCCAGGCAATGGAACACTATTAGCAACACATATTGACCGTAAAAAATTATTTTTAAAAGCAGGAAAATTGATAGTTGAGTTAACTGAACGTTATTATAAAAAAAATGATTTCAGTGCGTTACCACGCAATATTGCTAATAAAAAAGCATTTCATAATGCAATGACATTAGATATTGCCATGGGAGGTTCAACCAACACTATATTACATTTATTAGCTTCAGCACAAGAAGGGAATATTGATTTTAACATTAAAGATATCGATTTACTTTCTAAAAAAACCCCTCATATTTGTAAAATAGCTCCTAGTTCTTCTTTATATCATATGGAAGATTTACATAGAGCAGGAGGTGTTATGGGGATTTTAGGTGAATTAAATCGTGCTAATCTTATATATACAGAAATAAAAAATGTATTAAATTTAACTTTAGAAGAAACATTAAAAAAATATGATGTAATGTCTACTCAAAGTAAAAAAGTCATTAAAATGTTTAAAGCTGCACCAATGGGTATTAAAACACAAATACCTTTTTCACAAGACGCTAGATGGAATAGTATAGATACCAATCGTAAAACTGGATGTATAAGATCTTACCGACACTCTTATAGTAAAGATGGTGGATTAGCCATATTATATGGTAACATAGCAAAAAATGGTTGTATTGTAAAAACAGCAGGTGTTAATAAAGACAATCTTGTCTTTCAAGGTTTTGCAAAAGTATATGAAAGTCAAGAAGAAGCTATAGAAGCTATTCTAAATAAAAAAGTTGTAGCAGGAAATGTTGTTGTTATCAGATATGAAGGACCTAAAGGTGGTCCAGGAATGCAAGAAATGCTTTATCCGACTACATATTTAAAATCTATGAATTTAGATAAATCTTGTGCGTTAATTACCGACGGAAGATTCTCTGGTGGAACAGCAGGTTTATCTATAGGTCATATATCACCAGAAGCAGCAAATAAAGGATTAATAGCATTGGTTAAAAATGGAGATCTTATATCTATAAATATTCCTAATCGAAGTATTGAATTACATATAACAAACGAAGAACTATATTCTCGTACTAATAAAGAAATATCACGAGGACAATACGCATATACTCCTAAATCAAGGATTCGTTCCATTTCTTGTGCATTAC